The sequence below is a genomic window from Clostridium sp. BJN0001.
CTCTATTTGGAGTAGTTGTATTACTTATACTTACTGTCTGGAATGTTTCAAAATTAATAGTTACAGTATTTGATACTTTTTCTAGTCCACTAGCTCCATTTACATCTACTGTTGCTGTATTTGTAAGTTCTCCACCCACAATTTGTGTCAAATCATCTACTGCAGTATTTATTGTTGCTACGACTGTATATCCAGCTACTTTTACATTATTAGTAACTGTGATTGTAACAACATCATGTCCATCTACAGTTGTAGAACTAACAGTATAATCTGTATCTGCAATTAATGTTACACTATTTGCAGTAACAGAAGTGGACACATAATTAAGTCCTAATGCTAAAGTATCTTCTATTACATAACTTGTATAGTTTGTAGTATCAGATGAAGCTGTAAAACTCACTGTAAAATTGACTGCTTGCCCATTATACAACGGTCTAATTGCCATTTGTTCATCACTCCATATTTACTTATTCTTATTAAAGTTATAAACATAACTTTAATTATATTTTATTCATCTCTCTTTATTATTGTGATTAAAAAAATATATGAACAATATATTATATAGAAAAAAGCAGAGAAAATGTTATAATATTTCCTCTGCTTTTATATATATTATTATAAACTATAATATTCTACAATAATCTTCTATGTCTTTACGCTTTTTTAATTCATTTGATTTTAAATCATAACAAATAGTCTTATCTTTAAAGATCAAAAATCTATCTGCTATATCTTTTATCTGATCATACCTATGAGTAGTTAATATAATCGTTTTTCCCATTTTATTTAATTCTTTAAGTAACGATAAAATTTCATTTTGAAAATGAATTGATAATCCATTAAATGGTTCATCTAAAACTATTACTTCAGGATTCATAGCTAGTATAGCTGCTATGACTACCTTCTTTTTTTCTCCGCCTGACAAATTATAAGGAACTCTTTTTTCTAATTTTTCAATATCTAAAAGTTTAAGGCAGTCAACTACTCTTTTTTTTACTTCATTTTCTTTAAGCCCCATCGTTCTAAGGCCAAATGCAATCTCATCGTAAACTGTGCTATTAAAAAGCTGTACTTCATAATTCTGAAATATAAAACCGATGTTTTGATGAAATAATGACATATTATAGCTGTTTTTTAAGTATGTACTATTAATATTTTGTCCTTTAAATGTATACTGACCTTTACTTGGAAAAACAATACCATTTAATATTTTAAGCAGCGTAGATTTTCCGCATCCATTGTCACCCATTATAACAACAAACTCTCCACTTTTTATATTAAAATTGATATTTTCAAGTACCAAACTATTATCATAACTAAAATATACATTATCGCATGTTATCATATTTCATAACTCCTCACGTAAAAATAAATACACACAAATATAATATTAAAAAGTATAAATATTACATCCATCTTTTTTATCTTTTCTCTTGTTTTTCTTACATAACTTCCTGAAAAACCTCTGCACTCCATAGCACATGATAAAGATTCTCCACATCTTTTCATCTTTATAAATATGTTGCCAAATAGTCCTCCGATAGTATTATATTCATGACTATCTTCTCCTATATTACGCATTATTACTGCCTGAAGTACATCACACATCAAATATGTAATACACTTTAAATATTTAACAATTATGTCCGTAATAAAAATAATAATATCTGGACAATGCATCTGTTTTAAAGATTCTGCAATTTCATATATTGTCGCATTCGCTATGAAATTCTGAACTAAAATCATTATAATTAATATTTTCAAATAATATGGGATTATAACGTTAAAAGGTGCATAAAAACAATATGGAAGAAATATTATACATGGAAAAATAAACATAATTAATGATTTCTTTAAAATACTACATATTACTTTTCCTCTATTTAACGAAAGCTGAATCATTACAAATAAAAGACATATCCAAATCTCAAATATGCCTCTACATATAGTAATTAAAAATACAGACATTATTAATGAGAGAATTCTAAAAAATGTACTGATATTTGTTATTTCATTATATATAGGTTCTTTTTTTAAGAATTTTAATAGATTAAAAAATCTATTAAAATTCTTCTTTAAATAATCATTCTTTTTTATGTTTATTTCACAATTTTCATTGTTTTTAATCCACTCTGGCATTTCCATTTGTATTCTTGCCTCTTCCAAATATGATTTTATAAAATAACATAAATATAACAACAGCTGTTACTGCACATAAAATATATCCAACTATATCTGGAACATTCTGCATCTTATAATCAGAGAATAATGCATTAAAGCTAAATCCATTCTTCATTCCTGTTGGAACATTTTGTGGCATATTATAAGCTTTTAATGTTTCTAAAAGTTCAGTTACATCCCATTCTCCCCAAGCAGTACCTGTTGCTATAAGTCCTAATGGGCATAATATTACTAAAGCTATTATTAATTTTGCAAATCGTTTTATTTTTATACCTTTTTTATGTTCAGCTTTATCAGATGAAAAATCTGAACCTTTTATAATTTTATAAACAGAAACAGTAAAAATACTTTCTACTATTCCAATAAGTAAATGAGCACCAACCATTGTAGGTACTGATATTGTTACTGGGTATGGATTATATAATGGATTATTTAATGAATCACAGAAAAGTATAGGTTGTATTCCAAGTTCAATTGCTGCACATAAAGCTGCACAATTTATACTTAAATAAGAACCTAAAGCTACGCCTATCATTTCTCCTCTTTTTTTCATTAATTTAGTACATATTTTATATATATAATATCCACTAAACGGCATTATAAATGCCATATTAAATATGTTTGCTCCTAAAGCAAGTATTCCTCCATCTCCAAAAACAAACGCTTGCAACGCAAGACAACTTGCTACCGATATACAAGCTGCAT
It includes:
- a CDS encoding isopeptide-forming domain-containing fimbrial protein, giving the protein MAIRPLYNGQAVNFTVSFTASSDTTNYTSYVIEDTLALGLNYVSTSVTANSVTLIADTDYTVSSTTVDGHDVVTITVTNNVKVAGYTVVATINTAVDDLTQIVGGELTNTATVDVNGASGLEKVSNTVTINFETFQTVSISNTTTPNRVINAVVGNAVNFTGTFTAPDFSDAYSVVIRMALPTGTSLKNLTSSVVYGASSTDVGGTWSTQTGNIAQYVFTNSAAIRNQDITITLDSQIDNNQTIENSFNNVFKLAIGGNPETSSSAVTTIFVKPVSAVTKAVIDYTA
- a CDS encoding ABC transporter ATP-binding protein — translated: MITCDNVYFSYDNSLVLENINFNIKSGEFVVIMGDNGCGKSTLLKILNGIVFPSKGQYTFKGQNINSTYLKNSYNMSLFHQNIGFIFQNYEVQLFNSTVYDEIAFGLRTMGLKENEVKKRVVDCLKLLDIEKLEKRVPYNLSGGEKKKVVIAAILAMNPEVIVLDEPFNGLSIHFQNEILSLLKELNKMGKTIILTTHRYDQIKDIADRFLIFKDKTICYDLKSNELKKRKDIEDYCRIL
- a CDS encoding energy-coupling factor transporter transmembrane component T, which encodes MEMPEWIKNNENCEINIKKNDYLKKNFNRFFNLLKFLKKEPIYNEITNISTFFRILSLIMSVFLITICRGIFEIWICLLFVMIQLSLNRGKVICSILKKSLIMFIFPCIIFLPYCFYAPFNVIIPYYLKILIIMILVQNFIANATIYEIAESLKQMHCPDIIIFITDIIVKYLKCITYLMCDVLQAVIMRNIGEDSHEYNTIGGLFGNIFIKMKRCGESLSCAMECRGFSGSYVRKTREKIKKMDVIFILFNIIFVCIYFYVRSYEI
- the cbiM gene encoding cobalt transporter CbiM, producing MHIPDNYLSPETCAVMAAVMVPVVVYSAKKLKKDVEEKKETVPLMAISSSLSFLIMMFNIPLPGGTSAHAVGACLLALLIGPHAACISVASCLALQAFVFGDGGILALGANIFNMAFIMPFSGYYIYKICTKLMKKRGEMIGVALGSYLSINCAALCAAIELGIQPILFCDSLNNPLYNPYPVTISVPTMVGAHLLIGIVESIFTVSVYKIIKGSDFSSDKAEHKKGIKIKRFAKLIIALVILCPLGLIATGTAWGEWDVTELLETLKAYNMPQNVPTGMKNGFSFNALFSDYKMQNVPDIVGYILCAVTAVVIFMLFYKIIFGRGKNTNGNARVD